The genomic interval ATAGAAGAGGTAATACAAAAAGCAAAAAGGATGATTCCTGAAATTGGAGAAATGAAATGGAAAAGGGCCTGGGCGGGACTTAGACCGCAAACGAATGATGGATATCCTTTTATAGGAGAACATCCAGAGATGAAAGGGTTATATTTTGCAACTGGGCATCAAAGGAATGGCATATTATTAGCGCCTGCAACAGGGAAGATGATTCGTGATTTAATGATTGGTTTACCTGTAGAGAAAGCATGGATAGAAGCATTTAAAGTGGAACGTAATAATTTTGCTCTTAGGGGAGGGATGTAATTGAACATACAATTGAATGGTAAGGAACAGCAATTACCAAAAGATGTAGCCACAGTGGAGGATTTGTTGTGTTTATTTGAGTTAAATAATCGTATTGTCATAGTAGAAATAAATAGAGATATTTTACAAAAAGATCAATACCAAACTTATATATTGAAAGAAAGAGATAGAGTAGAATTAATCCATTTTGTTGGAGGAGGGTAATAGATGTTAAAAATAGCAAATCGTACTTTTCAATCTCGTTTACTACTGGGAACAGGGAAATATCCATCATTTGAGGTGCAAAAAAAGGCTGTGGAAGTATCTGAAAGTGAGATTCTAACTTTTGCTGTGCGCAGGATGAATATATTTGAAGAATCACAGCCGAACTTTTTAGAGCAATTAGATTTAACTCGTTATACACTACTTCCTAATACTGCTGGAGCAAAAAATGCAGAAGAAGCGGTGAGAATTGCGAAGCTTGCAAAGGCATCCGGATTATGTGACATGATCAAAGTAGAAGTAATCGGTTGTGACAAATCGTTGCTGCCAGATCCGATAGAAACGTTAAAAGCTTCTGAACAGCTATTAGAAGAAGGATTTATTGTGTTGCCTTATACTTCTGATGATGTGGTGCTTGCGAAAAGGCTAGAGCAGCTAGGTGTACATGCCATTATGCCAGGTGCTTCACCAATTGGGTCTGGGAAAGGAATTATTAATCCATTAAATTTACAATTCATCATAGAACAAAGCACGATACCTGTTATTGTTGATGCGGGAGTCGGTTCTCCTAAGGATGCAGCATATGCAATGGAGCTTGGAGCAGATGGGGTGCTTTTGAATACGGCGGTTTCAAATGCGAAAGATCCAGTTACAATGGCTCTCGCTATGAAGCTAGCTATCGAGGCAGGCAGACTAGGATATGAAGCAGGGAGAATAGAAGAGAAAAATTTTGGAGTTGCGAGTAGTCCGTTGACAGGGATGATTACATCTTGACTAGTCGTTTTATGAAACAGGAATTATTTATTGGAAAAGATGGGCAAAGGAATATTGAAAATAGTCATGCTGTTATTTTAGGAGCAGGTGCCTTAGGTTCGGCAGTATCTGAGATGTTAGTCAGAGCTGGAATAGGAAAACTAACCATTATCGATCGAGATTATGTGGAACAAAGTAATCTCCAAAGACAACAGCTATATACAGAAGAGGATGCTGCGAAAAAGCTTCCTAAAGCAATTGCGGCTAAGAAGAGACTAAAGGAAATTAGTGGTTATACTCTAATAGAATCGATTGTGGAGGATATAAACTACCAAACTATTGAAAAATTCATTCATGGTGCTTCCATTTTAATAGATGGAACGGATAATTTTGAAACGAGGCTTGTAATAAATGATGCTGCGATTAAGCATCAAATTCCTTTTATATTTGGCGCTTGTGTCGGGAGCTATGGGCTTTCTTATCCAGTTGTTGGAGGGAATGTTCCGTGTCTCCATTGCTTGATTGACAAGCTTCCTTCTCAGCAAGTCACATGTGATACAGCAGGGGTCATAAGTCCAATTGTTCAGTGGGTTGCTGCAATGCAAGTATCACAAGCAATGCAAATTCTGTCAGGTAAAACGATATTGCCAGTCCTTCGTTCTTTTGATATTTGGAAAATGGAATATGTGGAAATGAATGTCGCGAAATTAAGAAATAATAGTTGTCCTACATGTGGAATAGAAGCAGATTTCCCATATTTATCTTTTCGAAACCAAACGAAAGTAGCTGTACTATGTGGGCGGGATGCTGTTCATATTCGTCCACCTATGTCAAAGGAATTGGATTTGTATGAGCTTTCTCAGCAGTGGAAGTCACTTGTGGTACATTTAACGGCCAATCCTTATTTATTATCTTTTCATTAT from Niallia sp. FSL W8-0635 carries:
- the thiS gene encoding sulfur carrier protein ThiS, encoding MNIQLNGKEQQLPKDVATVEDLLCLFELNNRIVIVEINRDILQKDQYQTYILKERDRVELIHFVGGG
- a CDS encoding ThiF family adenylyltransferase, producing the protein MTSRFMKQELFIGKDGQRNIENSHAVILGAGALGSAVSEMLVRAGIGKLTIIDRDYVEQSNLQRQQLYTEEDAAKKLPKAIAAKKRLKEISGYTLIESIVEDINYQTIEKFIHGASILIDGTDNFETRLVINDAAIKHQIPFIFGACVGSYGLSYPVVGGNVPCLHCLIDKLPSQQVTCDTAGVISPIVQWVAAMQVSQAMQILSGKTILPVLRSFDIWKMEYVEMNVAKLRNNSCPTCGIEADFPYLSFRNQTKVAVLCGRDAVHIRPPMSKELDLYELSQQWKSLVVHLTANPYLLSFHYDAYRVILFKDGRAIIHGTSEESVAKSIYAKLIG
- a CDS encoding thiazole synthase — encoded protein: MLKIANRTFQSRLLLGTGKYPSFEVQKKAVEVSESEILTFAVRRMNIFEESQPNFLEQLDLTRYTLLPNTAGAKNAEEAVRIAKLAKASGLCDMIKVEVIGCDKSLLPDPIETLKASEQLLEEGFIVLPYTSDDVVLAKRLEQLGVHAIMPGASPIGSGKGIINPLNLQFIIEQSTIPVIVDAGVGSPKDAAYAMELGADGVLLNTAVSNAKDPVTMALAMKLAIEAGRLGYEAGRIEEKNFGVASSPLTGMITS